CTCCTTGAGCAACACGGTCGCAACGAACGATTCCTCCGAAGATGTTGATTAAGATAGCTTTTACGTTAGGATCTTTTAAGATAATACGGAAAGCAGTTTCAACACGTTTTGCATCAGCAGTTCCACCTACGTCAAGGAAGTTTGCAGGCTCAAAACCAGCATACTTAATTAAGTCCATAGTTGCCATTGCTAATCCAGCTCCGTTTACCATACATCCTACAGTACCGTCAAGATCTACATAGTTTAATCCAACTTCTTTAGCTTCAACTTCAATTGGATTCTCCTCACGGATATCACGCATTTCAGCATATTTAGGTTGTCTGTATAATGCATTATCATCGATATTAACTTTAGCATCAACAGCTAAAATTTTATTATCAGAAGTTTTTAATACTGGGTTGATTTCAAACATAGAAGCATCAGAACCAATATATGCATTGTATAAAGAGTCAATGAATTTAACCATTTCTTTAAAAGCATTTCCAGAAAGACCTAAGTTAAAGGCAATTCTTCTTGCTTGAAAACCTTGTAATCCTACAGATGGATCAACTTCTTCAGTAAAGATTAAGTGTGGTGTGTGCTCAGCAACTTCTTCAATATCCATTCCACCTTCAGTAGAATACATGATCATGTTACGTCCTGTACCTCTATTCAATAAAACAGAAACATAGAATTCAGAAGTTTCACTTTCACCAGGATAGTAAACATCTTCAGCAACTAAAATTTTATTCACTTTTTTACCCTCAGCAGAAGTTTGAGGAGTAATCAATTGCATTCCGATGATTTGTTCAGCTATTTCTTCAACTTGTTGTAAGTTTTTAGCTAACTTAACTCCACCACCTTTTCCACGTCCACCTGCGTGAATTTGTGCTTTAATAACATGCCATCCTGTTCCAGTCTCAGCAGTTAATTGTTTTGCAGCAGCTACAGCTTCAACCGCATTATTAGCTACAATTCCGCGTTGAATGCGTACTCCGTAACTAGCTAAAATTTCTTTTCCTTGATATTCGTGTATGTTCATAATATAGAATTTGTCTGGTTCTGAATTTATTTCAGAATAAAAGTGGGACAAAAATAACAAAAATCAGCTTTAAAAAGAAATCTTTTTGGAATAAAAACCAAGACTTATTTTACTTCTCCATTTCTTCAAAATTAATTAGAAATTTGAGTTAAATAATTGTGTAACTAATGTTAATTTTATGACACTATATCGTTTGAGATTTAACATAAAATAGTGCGAATTTCGGTGTGTAATTGGGTTTTTGCATGTAAAAATGAAAAGTGGATTATGATTTTGTCAATTCGGGGTGGGTTAAAAAGTGTTTTTGACAATTTAGGATTGTTTTTCTATTATTACTATAAAAATGTAAGCGATACGCTTTATTCGATACATTATGTTTAACGGAATCTTTATTTTTGTAAAAAAAATATCAAGAATGAAAGTTAAAGAACAAGGGCTATATCTGCCCGAATTTGAACACGACAATTGTGGTGCAGGATTTATTTGTAATCTGAATGGTATTAAGTCTAACGACATCATTCACAAAGCATTGGATATCTTAATAAAATTGGAACATCGTGGTGCAGTTAGTTCTGATGGAAGAACTGGAGACGGTGCTGGAATTTTATTTGATATCCCACATGATTTTTTTAAGAAAGTTTGTGATTTTGAAATTCCTGAAACACGTGAGTATGGAGTAGGAATGGTTTTTTTACCAAAAAGTAAAAATCAAGTTGCATTTTGTATTAATGCATTCGAAACAAACATTAAAGAGCAAAACCTATCTATTCTTGGCTGGAGAGACGTCCCAGTTGATGTAAATAGTTTAGGTGAGATTGCGGCAGAAAAAGAACCAACCGTTAAACAGGTTTTTGTTGGAAAAAATGGGCAGAATCTAACAGAACAACAATTTAATGCTAAGTTATTTGCAGCAAGAAAAATAGCAGAACATGCTGTCAGAAATTCTAAAACTTCTGAAAGTCACATGTTTTATTTCTCTAGTTTATCTACAACAACCATAATATATAAAGGTTTGTTGATGCCTGAAGATATTAGTGGTTATTTTATAGATTTAAAAGATACTGATTTAGTAACACGTTTGGCATTAGTTCACCAACGTTTTTCTACAAATACATTCCCTTCTTGGGAGTTGGCTCAACCTTTTAGGTATATGTGTCACAATGGAGAAATCAATACACTTCGCGGGAACATTAGCAGAATGAGAGCTCGAGAAGAATTGATGCAAAGTGATATTTTTGGCGAAGACATAAAAAAGTTGTTTCCTATTATCCTTGAAGGAAAGTCAGATTCAGCTTCTATGGATATGGTCGTTGAATTATTGTTAATGACAGGTAGATCATTGCCAGAAGCTATGATGATGGTAGTTCCAGAAGCTTGGGAGAAACACCAAACGATGTCGGAAGATAAAAAAGCATTTTATGAATATAATGCATGCATCATGGAGCCTTGGGATGGACCAGCTTCGATTCCGTTTACTGATGGAAATGTAATTGGTGCATTACTTGATAGAAATGGATTACGTCCTTCTCGTTATACATTAACAAAAAGCGGTTTTGTAATCATGTCATCAGAAATTGGTGTTCTTGATGTTAATCCCGAAGATGTAATTCAACACGGTCGTTTAGAGCCAGGAAAAATGTTCTTGGTAGATATGAACGAAGGTCGTATTATAGAAGATGATGAGATTAAAAATGCTATTGTAACTAAGCGTCCTTATAGAGAATGGCTTAATGATAACTTATTACCATTAGCAAAAGTGCCTTATACAAATAATCCAACGCCTGTTGAAAAGATTGATTTTGAAACAAGACAACGATTATTTGGTTATACAATTGAAGATTTAAAAACAATAATTAATCCGATGGGAGCTCAAGGAGCTGAAGCGATTAGTTCAATGGGTAATGATACACCATTGGCAGTTTTATCAGAGCAACCTCAATTATTGTATAATTATTTCAAGCAACTGTTTGCACAGGTAACTAATCCACCTTTAGATGGTATTCGTGAAGAAATTATCACAGATATCAGTTTAGCGGTAGGAGGAGATTTTAATATTTTTGAAATTGAATCAAAACAATGTAAAAAATTAAAAATCCAAAATCCAGTTATCTCAAAAGAGGATTTAGATAAAATTAAGAATATAGATCACGCCGATTTTAAAACAGCAACTATTTCTACTTTATATAAAATAGAAAAAGGAGTAAATGGTTTAGAGCGTGCTTTAGAAAAATGTGTCCAAGCAACTTACAAAGCGGTAAATGAAGGACACAATATCATTATTCTTTCAGATAGAGGAGTAAGCAAAGAGTTGGCGCCAATACCAATGTTGTTAGCTTGTTCATATGTTCACCATTCATTGAATATTTTACAGGTTCGTTCTAAATTCGGAATTATAATCGAATCGGCAGAACCTCGTGAGCCACATCATTTTGCCTTATTATTTGGTTATGGAGCAAGTGCGATTAATCCTTATATGGTAAATGAAATTATTCATAATCAGGTAGAACAAGGTTTTATTAAAGGAATAAAAGCAGATTATGCTATTGCAAATTATAATAAAGCTATTGCAAAAGGTATTCTTAAGATTATGAATAAAATAGGTATCTCTACATTACATTCTTATAGAGCTGCGCAAATTTTTGAAATCTTAGGATTAAATAAAACATTCTCTTCTAAATATTTCCCATATACACCATCTCGAATTGAGGGAATTGGTTTGATGGAAATAGAAAAAGAAGTTAAGAAAAGATACCAAAAAGCATTTCCAAATTCTAAAATTGCCAATTTATTGCCATTGGAAATTGGAGGTATTTACAGATGGAGAAGATCGGGTGAAAAACATATGTTTAACCCAACGACAATTGCTAAATTACAGCAAGCAGTTCGTTTAAACAGCCCAGAAAGTTACAAAGAATACTCTGACATGGTTAATGAGCAAAGCTCAAACCTAATGACAATTAGAGGTTTATTTGAATTTAATAATCTAGATCCAATTTCTATTGATGAAGTAGAGCCTTGGACAGAGATTGTGAAAAAATTCAAAACAGGAGCAATGTCTTATGGGTCAATCAGTAGAGAAGCACATGAGAACTTAGCAATTGCGATGAATAGAATTGGAGGAAAAAGTAATTCAGGAGAAGGAGGAGAAGATCCAAAACGTTTCCAGAAAGAAATTAACGGAGATTCTAGAAATAGTGCTATCAAGCAAGTTGCTTCAGGAAGATTTGGTGTTTCTATCAATTATTTGACAAATGCCAAAGAGATTCAAATTAAAATGGCTCAAGGTGCTAAACCTGGAGAGGGAGGACAATTGCCAGGTGAAAAAGTAGTGCCTTGGATTGCAGAAACAAGAAATTCAACACCTTATGTAGGACTTATTTCACCACCACCGCACCACGATATTTATTCTATTGAAGATTTATCTCAATTGATTTTTGATTTAAAAAATGCCAATCGTGATGCGCGTGTAAACGTAAAATTAGTTTCAGAAGTTGGAGTTGGAACAATCGCTGCTGGTGTTGCAAAAGCTAAAGCCGATGTGATTTTAATTTCAGGTTATGATGGAGGAACAGGAGCTGCACCATTAACATCTTTGCAACATACAGGTATTCCTTGGGAACTTGGTTTAGCAGAAGCGCAACAAACTTTAATCTTAAATGATTTAAGAAGTCGTGTTGTTTTAGAATGTGATGGACAATTAAAAACAGGTCGTGATGTTGCTATTGCAGCTTTATTAGGAGCAGAAGAATTTGGTTTTGCAACTGCACCACTTGTAGCTTCAGGTTGTATTATGATGAGAGCTTGTCACTTAAATACATGTCCAGTTGGAATTGCTACGCAGGATCCAGAATTAAGAAAAAACTTTAAAGGAACACCTGAGCATGTAATCAACTTTATGTATTTTATTGCAGAAGAGTTAAGAGAAATCATGGCGCAATTAGGATTCAGAACTTTAAAAGAAATGGTTGGGCAATCACAAAAATTAAATGTGAATAAAGCAATCAAGCATTATAAAGCAAATGGATTGGATTTATCTTCAATTCTTTACAAACCCGAGAAAGCAAAAACAGTTCCAAATCACAATACAACGACACAAGATCACGCATTAGAAAACGTATTGGATTTTGCAATTATAAAAGAAGCAATTCCTTCTATTTATAGAAAAGAGAAAACAAGAGTTAATTTCAAAATTAAAAATACAGACCGTTCTGTAGGAGCAATTTTGAGTAATGAAATCTCAAAAATATATGGAGCTCAAGGGTTGCCAGAAGATACTATTTTAGTTGATTTTGAAGGATCTGCAGGACAAAGTTTTGGAGCATTTGCTACAAATGGATTGTCATTTAAGATTCATGGGAATTGCAATGACTACTTAGGAAAAGGACTTTCGGGAGGAAAATTAATCATTAAAGTTCCACCAACGGCTACTTTTAAACCTGAGGAGAATATTATTATTGGTAACGTTGCTCTTTACGGAGCTATTACTGGTGAAGCATACATTAATGGTATGGCGGGAGAACGTTTCTGTGTGAGAAATTCTGGAGCAACAGCAGTTGTAGAAGGAATTGGAGATCATGGTTGCGAATATATGACCGGCGGAACTGTTGTTATTTTAGGTAAAACAGGAAGAAATTTTGCTGCTGGAATGAGCGGTGGTGTTGCTTATGTTTATGACAAGGATAAAAAATTCGATTCGACTTTATGTAATATGGAGATGGTAGCATTTGATCCATTAGAAGAAGATGATTTTATCAAGTTAAGACGTTTAATCAAAAACCACTCGTTGTACACCAACAGTCCATTAGCAAAAAGACTTTTGGCAAACTGGGAAGACGAACAGGAACATTTCATCAAAGTAATGCCTACAGATTATAAAAAGGCATTACAAAGAATAGCAGAAGAAAAGAAAATCGAAGAACTAATAGCTTAATCAAAAATCAATTTCAAAAATCAAAAATCAATTTCAATTTTAAAAAATTGGAATTTAAAGAAATTGAAATTTTAATTAAAATGTCATGGGTAAAATAGGTGGATTTAAAGAATATAAAAGAGCAGACGAAAGTAATATTGCTGTTAAGGAACGTGTATCAAACTATAATGAGTTTACGATTACCTTAGAAAAAGATAAGATTAAAGAACAAGGTTCAAGATGTATGGATTGTGGTATTCCTTTTTGCCACAGTGCGTGTCCGTTAGGGAATTTAATTCCTGATTTTAACGACATGGTGCATCAGGAAGAGTGGGAGAGTGCATTGAAAATTTTGCAATCAACAAATAATTTTCCAGAGTTTACAGGTCGTTTATGTCCAGCTCCATGTGAGAAATCATGTGTACTCGGAATTATAAAAGAACCAATTGCTATTGAAAATATTGAAAAAAATATTATCGAAAGAGGTTTTGCCGAAGGATGGATTAAACCACAACCGCCAAAAAAGAGAACAGGAAAAACAGTTGCAGTTATTGGATCAGGTCCTGCAGGTTTAGCAGCAGCGCAACAATTAAACAGAGCTGGTCATACGGTTACAGTTTTTGAAAGAGACAATGCAATTGGTGGATTATTACGCTACGGAATTCCTAATTTTAAATTAGAAAAAGGAATCATCGACAGACGTGTTGTAATACTAGAAGCGGAAGGAATTGTTTTTAAAACAAATGTAAATGTTGGAGTAAATTACAGCATTGAAGAATTAAACGCATTCGATTCAATCGTTTTATGTGGTGGAGCTACTGAAAGAAGAAGCTTACCAACAAAAGGAATCGAAAGCAAGGGAGTTGTTCAAGCAATGGATTTCTTAACACAGCAAACAAAAGTTTTATTTGGTGAAGAAATTCCAAATCAAATAAAAGCAACTGGTAAAGATGTAATTGTTATTGGTGGAGGAGATACAGGATCAGATTGTATCGGAACTTCAAACAGACATGGAGCAAAATCAGTTACTAATTTTGAGATTTTGCCAAAACCACCAGTTGGAAGAAGCGAAACAACACCTTGGCCGTTTTGGCCTTTGCAACTTAAAACATCATCTTCTCACGAAGAAGGTTGTGATAGAAACTGGCTGATTAACACCAAAGAGTTTCTTGCAAACGAAAGCGGCCAATTGGTAGGTTTAAAAACTGTCGAAGTAGCATGGAAAATGACTCCAGGTCAACGACCAGAATTAATAGAAAAAGAAGGTTCAGAGAAAATATGGCCATGTGATTTAGCCTTATTGGCACTTGGATTTACTGGGCCAGAAAAAACATTAAGCGATCAATTAGGATTACAGTTAGATATGCGAAGCAATTACAAAGCCACAAATTATCAAACAAATGTTCCACACATTTTTACAGCTGGTGATATGAGAAGAGGACAATCCTTAATTGTTTGGGCAATCTCAGAAGGCCGTGAGGCAGCAAGAGAAGTAGATTTATATTTAATGGGATCTACAAATTTACCAACAAAAGGAAGCGGGGACTTACCAAGTCTATAAACCAACAAACAACACACTTCTGTAAGCTGCTAAGACACTAAGCAACTAAGATTCTAAGTTTTTACTTGATTCCTTAGTAGTTTAAAATCTTAGCAGTTTTTTTGACTAGAATTTCTAGGATTAAAAGATTTTTTTTGGTTTTTCCAAAGCAGAGCAAAAGCGAATAGGAGACCAATTTCATGAATTATGCTTATTAAACTGGTGTTTAGAAAAATTTAAAAAATAAAAATTTGAGAAAATTGCGATAAAAAACGTAGTATCTTAGAGCCTTAGTATTTTAAGACCTATAGGAATTTTATATAAATTTAAAATAACATACAAATTGTTTAATTTTAAACAATTTGTTATAATTTGTTATTATTTTACATTTTATTGGTAGGTATTCAAAAGAGTAATAAATTTGTCAAAAATAGTTTAACAATGCAATCAAAAGATTTACTGCAATTAGCAGACCAATTTGGAAGTCCATTATATGTGTATGATGCTGAAAAAATCCAATCACAATACAACAGGTTAACTAAAGCGTTCTCTAAAGTAGAGAATCTTAGAATTAACTATGCCATGAAGGCATTGTCTAATGTTGCAATACTTCAGTTGTTAAAGGAGATGGGATCTGGATTAGACACAGTATCTATTCAAGAAGTATTATTAGGACTTCATGCTGGATATGAACCAGAAAGAATTTTTTACACACCAAACGGAGTTTCTCTTGAAGAAATTGAAGAAGTAGCTGCAATGGGTGTGCAAATCAACATCGACAATCTATCAATTCTGGAGCAATTCGGAACAAAATATCCTAATACACCAGTTTGTATTCGTATTAATCCACACGTAATGGCAGGAGGAAATGCAAATATCTCAGTAGGGCATATCGATAGTAAATTCGGAATTTCGGTACATCAAATACCGCATATATTGCGAATAGTTGAAAACACAAAAATGCATATCGTAGGTATTCACATGCATACAGGATCAGATATTCTAGATATCGAAGTATTCTTGTACGCTGCTGAAATCTTATTCGATACCGCTAAAAACTTCAAAAACTTAGAGTTCTTAGATTTCGGAAGTGGTTTCAAAGTACCTTACAAGAAAGACGATATCGAAACTGATATTGAAGAATTAGGAAAAAAATTATCAAAAAGATTTAATTCTTTCTGTGCAGAATATGGTAAAGATTTAACCTTGATTTTCGAACCAGGTAAATTCTTAGTAAGTGAAGCAGGATTCTTTTTAGCAAAAGTAAACGTAGTAAAACAAACTACTTCAACAGTTTTTGCTGGAATCGATAGTGGATTCAATCACTTAATTCGTCCAATGCTTTACGGTTCTTCTCACCATATCGAGAACATCTCAAACCCAAAAGGGAAAGAGCGTTTTTACTCCGTAGTAGGATATATTTGCGAAACAGATACATTTGCAAACAACCGTAGAATATCACAAATTACCGAAGGAGATATTTTATCTTTCAGAAATGCAGGAGCATATTGTTTTTCAATGGCATCAAACTACAATTCAAGATACAAACCAGCCGAAGTTTTATGGATGAACGGTCAGGGAATCTTAATTCGTCAAGCCGAAACATTTGATGATCTTCTTAAAAATCAAATTCCGTTGCCACAAGAAGTTGCTGCAGCAGTTTAAAATAAAAAGAATACTACACAAAAAATCCCATTTCTTGATTGAAATGGGATTTTTTGTTTTAGAATTCGATTGTCAGACAGAGCGGAGTCGAAGTCCTTTCATACTATCTCATTTTTGGAATGACAATATAGAGAATAAATTGAAGCTTAATAGTTTGGGCGTGTCCCTTCGGGTCAGGCTTTCGGCTTTATCTTTTATTTTGCTTCGCCCATAAAAGGATATCGCCTCAATCCTTCACGCGTAATAGAAAACTAATTGATAATTTAGGAGTATAATCTTGTCAATTTCGACATAGGAGAAATCTCATCAAGTAACTCTCCAAACTAAATCGGATTACTATATCAGACCTAACAGGTTTCAAAAACCTGTTAGGTCTACAAGATTGAGAATAAAATTCTAGGTACTAACCAAGCTCAAACTAAATCGAGTTACTTTAGGAGACACTTCCTTCGTCAGTGAGACAAGATTGTGACTATTTTACGTAATTACAATGATGCTTTTCTCTTCTCAGTTTTGTTATTCTGAGGAACGAAGACCCGAGCCTAGCGAATAGGCGAAGTAATTAGACCAAGAAGCTAACATAAAATATTTTTTTTAAGAATCCTGCCTTACCCCAAACTTGTCCTTCTGAGGAACGAAGAATCTCCGCAAGGAGCTAACATAAAAACAGTTTTTTTTCATAGAACCCTGCATTACCCCAAAGTTGTCTTTCTGAGGAACGAAGAATCTCCGCAAGGAGCTCGACAATCTAAGAATACTTTGCATTAGTTTCTTGCGGAGACACTTCCTTCGTCAGTGTGACAAGATTGTGGTTAAAAAAAAGTGCAAAAAAGAAGTTCTTGCTCGCCCATAGGTTTTCGTATTGATCAGAAATCACATCTAGTATTTGACAAGATTGTGTGTTCGGTTTATGAGATTCCTCATTCTTCGGAATGACAAGTTTGTAGTGAGTCGACCGAATAAATTTTGTAATGCATGTTCTTAAACGGGATGAGGTTTTTAACAATCATTTATGAGCCTCTTGCTAATCTAAGCTTCATTTTTAATTCGTAATTTCGGAGAATTAAAAACATAATATAACAATGAAATTACAAATCCGAATTCTTACCTATTCAATATTATTCTTTGCCTATAGTTTTTCAACTTCAATTTTACTGACATTAGGTGAGAAACTAAAAGATCATAGATTTATAACTTTGGGTTGTGGTTTTCTGTTAATAAATCTAATTTTTTCTTTTTTGGTATTTAAATGGACTCCTTCATTAAATATAGTTTGTTCTGCTATTATTGCATCTTTGGCTTTATACTTAGCATTGCAGATTGGCGATTTGCACTTTTTTCGAAAATTTGATGCACAAGGAATTAAAACAGCATTAATGGCTTACGCTATTTTGTCGGTCCTTTTTTGGGAAATTGCTTATCAGATAAAAACGAAGAGACAATCTAAAAATATGTAGATTTGATGTTACAGAGTAGTTTTTTTGTTTCACTCAGAAAAAGCAACTAAAAATAGTATCGTACCAAAAAAACTTGTTTTTTACCAATAAGTATTTTTTAAAATTATTTTAAATATCTTTGAATTATGAGCACAGCAACAAAAACAAAACATGTTGGCAGAAATATAAGCCGAATCAGAGAGCTTCGTGGTATTAAACAAGAAATGCTTGCGGATGCTATTGGAGTGAGTCAACAATCAGTTTCTAATATAGAAGCAAGCGAAACTATTGACAAAGATAAACTTATTGAAATTGCAAAAGCACTTGGAGTGACTGTAGAAGCGATTGAAAATTTCTCGGAAGAATCAGTTTTTAATTTCTTTAACAACTTCTACGATAGTAGTTCAAGCCAAGGAAATAGTTTTAATCAAGGAATGTTTGCTACTTTTAATCCTTTAGATAAAGTTGTTGAACTTTACGAACGTTTAGTTCAAGCTGAAAAAGAAAAGGTAGAGTATTTGGAAAAATTACTAAAAGGAAAATAATAGTCTCTAAATAGAGTTTTTTATAAAGAAAAATGCGCAAATGTCTTTTTGATTTTGCGCATTTTTTTTGTCCATATTATAGCATCCTAATCTAAGCTTCATTTTTAATTCGTAATTTCGGAGAATTAAAAACATAATATAACAATGAAATTACAAGTACGAATTCTTACCTATTCAATATTATTCTTTACGTATAGTTTTTCAACTTCATTTTTACTGACATTGGGTGAGAAACTAAAAGATCATAGATTTATAACTTTGGGTTGTGGTTTTCTGTTAATCAATTTGATTTTCTCTTTTTTGGTATTTAAATGGGCTCCTTCATTAAATATAGTTTGTTCTGCTATTATTGCTTTTTTGGCTTTATACTTAGCATTGCAGATTGGCGATTTGCACTTTTTTCGAAAATTTGATGCACAAGGAATTAAAACAGGATTAATGGCTTACGCTATTTTGTCGGTTCTTTTTTGGGAAATTGCTTATCAGATAAAACTGAAGAGACAATCTAAAAATATGTAGATTTGATGTTACAGAGTAGTTTTTTTGTTTCACTCAGAAAAAGCAACTAAAAATAGTATCGTACCAAAAAAACTTGTTTTTTACCAATAAGTATTTTTTAAAATAATTTTAAATATCTTTGAATTATGAGTACAGTAACAAAACCCAAACATATTGGAAGAAATATAAGCCGAATCAGAGAGCTTAAAGGGATGAAACAGGAAGCACTTGCTGAGGCTATTGGTGTAACGCAACAATCTGTTTCAAATATTGAAGGAAGTGAAACTATTGAGAAAGAAAAACTTGCGGAAATAGCAAAAGCACTAGGTGTGACAGTTGAAGCAATTAACAACTTTTCAGAGGAAAATGTCTTCAATTATTTTAATACTTTTAATGAATCTGTGTCAGGAAGCTTTATAACCAATAATTCTTGTACATTTAATCCTCTTGATAAAGTTGTTGAACTTTACGAACGTTTAGTTCAAGCTGAAAAAGAAAAGGTAGAGTATTTAGAAAAATTACTAAAAGGAAAATAATATTCTCTAAAGAGAGTTTCTTAATTAAAAAAATGTGCAAATGTCTTTTGGCTTTGCACATTTTTTTTGGCTTTCATTAAAATGAGAGTTGCTGCTTCTTAAATTTAAAATAAAGTAATACTTATCTGAATTAATGTAAAACAGATATCTTTGCATCATTAAATAAATACTGATGCAAAAAATTACAATACTCTTTACAATTCTCTTTTTGGCACTTTCTTCGTGTGGTGTAAAAAATACTCAATCGATGTTGAGTGATGGGAATTATGATGGAGCAATAGATCGAGCAATCGAAGGATTGAGAACTAAGAAAGATTCAAAGGGAAAACAAGATTATGTTTACTTGCTTGAAGAAGCTTTTGCGAAGGCAAAAGATAGAGATTTACGAAATCTTGATATGATGTCAAGAGAATCAAATCCTGCTAATATTGAGCGTATCTACAATACTTATATTCAGTTAAACAATCGCCAAGAAAAAATTAGACCTTTGTTGCCGTTGCAATTATTGAAGCAGGGTAAGAATGCTTATTTCCCGTTTGATAATTATTCTGAGCAGATTGTAAAAAGTAAAAACGCACTATCTAAATATTTATATGAGAATGCTTCGGCTCTTTTGAAATCTAAAAATAAATTGGATTTTAGAAAAGCTTATGATGACTTCGCTTATTTGGAAAGTATTAATCCAGGATATAAGAATACAAAAATACTTATGGATGAAGCCTTATTTAAAGGAACAGATTTTGTAGATGTTTATGCTAAAAATGAAACCAATATGATTATTCCGAAACAACTTCAAAATGATCTATTGGATTTTAGTACTTATGGATTAAATGATAAATGGACGGTTTATCATAGTGTCAGACAAAAAAAAGTTTCTTATGATTATAGTCTGATTTTAAATTTTAGAGAGATTTTAATTTCTCCTGAACAAATTAAAGAAAAAGAGTTTATTAAAGAAAGACAGGTTAAAGATGGGGTAAGAACTCTTTTGGATAGTAGAGGTAAGCCTGTTAAAGATAGTTTAGGTCGAGAAATTAAGGTAGATAATTTTAGAACGCTTCGAGCAAATATCTATGAATTCAGACAATTTAAATCTTGTCAGGTAACAGCAAAGGTTGATTATGTCGACTTAAAAACGAATCAGCTAATGCAATCGTTTCCTATAACTAGCGATTTTATTTTTGATTATGTTTATGCAACCTACAAGGGAGATAAAAGTGCTTGCGAAGATAGTTATTTGTCTTATTTTAATAAACGTGCTGTGCCATTTCCTAATAATGAACAAATGGTTTATGATACTGGTGAAGATTTAAAAGCCAAGCTTAAAGATATCATTATCCGAAATAGATTT
The nucleotide sequence above comes from Flavobacterium branchiarum. Encoded proteins:
- the lysA gene encoding diaminopimelate decarboxylase, whose translation is MQSKDLLQLADQFGSPLYVYDAEKIQSQYNRLTKAFSKVENLRINYAMKALSNVAILQLLKEMGSGLDTVSIQEVLLGLHAGYEPERIFYTPNGVSLEEIEEVAAMGVQINIDNLSILEQFGTKYPNTPVCIRINPHVMAGGNANISVGHIDSKFGISVHQIPHILRIVENTKMHIVGIHMHTGSDILDIEVFLYAAEILFDTAKNFKNLEFLDFGSGFKVPYKKDDIETDIEELGKKLSKRFNSFCAEYGKDLTLIFEPGKFLVSEAGFFLAKVNVVKQTTSTVFAGIDSGFNHLIRPMLYGSSHHIENISNPKGKERFYSVVGYICETDTFANNRRISQITEGDILSFRNAGAYCFSMASNYNSRYKPAEVLWMNGQGILIRQAETFDDLLKNQIPLPQEVAAAV
- a CDS encoding helix-turn-helix domain-containing protein, whose translation is MSTATKTKHVGRNISRIRELRGIKQEMLADAIGVSQQSVSNIEASETIDKDKLIEIAKALGVTVEAIENFSEESVFNFFNNFYDSSSSQGNSFNQGMFATFNPLDKVVELYERLVQAEKEKVEYLEKLLKGK
- a CDS encoding helix-turn-helix domain-containing protein; the protein is MSTVTKPKHIGRNISRIRELKGMKQEALAEAIGVTQQSVSNIEGSETIEKEKLAEIAKALGVTVEAINNFSEENVFNYFNTFNESVSGSFITNNSCTFNPLDKVVELYERLVQAEKEKVEYLEKLLKGK